Part of the Enterobacter pseudoroggenkampii genome, CACGAAAGCCAGCGCGATGCGGCATCCATGCACCACGCGGTAGTGTTTGTACAACCGAATTTCAAAAGGGGTTAATGATTTGTCGGGACGCACACCCGCTCTCCAGCTACACGGCAAATCACAATTGTACTGTGTTTTCAGCCGGGCGGATCGCTCCCGGCTGAAAAACCCTTCACTTAGCAGGCTTAAACCGTTTTATGCTCTACCGCGATATACATTTCGATATCCCAGTAGCCGTCCGCATTGCCGTCATTGAGATAGCGCTCGAAGCAGGGTTTGAGCGCCATCTGGTACTTATTGTCCTGCAGCAGGGAATTGAAGAACTGATACCACGGCGTGGCGAAGTCGTAGTTTTCCACGCGCGCCGTCGCCACGGCATAATCCCCGGCCGCGATTTCCGTCATCATAACGCCTTCGCTGTTTTCCGGGATAACGAAATCATCCGGTACCGTAACGGCCGTATCACAGCGCAGTTTTTCTGGCGGGACTTCATCCGGGTTATCGTAGTAGACCGCCACCCACTCCAGCGGCTCAATGTGACGCCCGTCGACCCACATCACCAGCTGTTCAAAGCCCTGTTTTACCGTTTGTTCCCACGGTCCGACCAAATGAAAACCGGCAATCTTACGTTTCTGTTGCTGCTTAATGCTGTAGTCCATGCTGCCTCCGCTTATTACTGTATATTTATACACTATAAAACCGGATTACTATTATCAGCAAACGAGGAGTGTTTATTATGTGAGCAGACTCGCAACCCTGCCAGTCTGCTCATCTGCCGTTAGAGCGTGTGGTGCAGATAATCGCTCAGGCGAGAGAACAGGCCGCCTTTATCAACGGCTTCCAGCGTCACCAGCGGCCAGTGCGCCACCACTTTGTCGCGGTCGTAGAGCTGGATCTCCCCAACCCGCTGGTGCGCGGCAATCGGCGCTTCCAGCTCTTTTTTATCCAGTACGTATTTGGCTT contains:
- the sbmC gene encoding DNA gyrase inhibitor SbmC, which codes for MDYSIKQQQKRKIAGFHLVGPWEQTVKQGFEQLVMWVDGRHIEPLEWVAVYYDNPDEVPPEKLRCDTAVTVPDDFVIPENSEGVMMTEIAAGDYAVATARVENYDFATPWYQFFNSLLQDNKYQMALKPCFERYLNDGNADGYWDIEMYIAVEHKTV